A single region of the Malaclemys terrapin pileata isolate rMalTer1 chromosome 4, rMalTer1.hap1, whole genome shotgun sequence genome encodes:
- the LOC128837196 gene encoding interferon-induced transmembrane protein 1-like: protein MDHSVSIDLQPRDGGKVGQDGSAPPYSTCSYISTTQGFPVQPPPRDFVLWSLFNTVFCNVCCLGFLALVFSFKARDRKVLGDTDGAGSYGKTAKCLNITVLVLSLLTVVLIIVLVSTGVVAFSHAIQQENQNRNSYRFNYGN from the exons ATGGATCACAGCGTGAGCATCGACCTGCAGCCCCGCGACGGCGGCAAGGTAGGGCAGGACGGCTCGGCTCCCCCGTACTCCACCTGCTCCTACATCAGCACCACGCAGGGCTTCCCCGTGCAGCCGCCGCCTCGCGACTTCGTGCTCTGGTCCCTCTTCAACACCGTCTTCTGCAACGTCTGCTGCCTCGGCTTCTTGGCTCTGGTCTTCTCCTTCAAG gctAGAGATCGTAAAGTCCTGGGTGACACCGATGGAGCAGGAAGCTATGGCAAGACTGCCAAGTGCCTGAACATCACAGTCCTGGTACTGAGCCTCTTGACAGTGGTTCTGATCATTGTCCTCGTGTCAACAGGAGTTGTGGCTTTCTCACATGCAATTCAACAGGAGAACCAAAACAGGAACAGCTACCGCTTTAACTACGGCAACTAA